From Corvus moneduloides isolate bCorMon1 chromosome 2, bCorMon1.pri, whole genome shotgun sequence, one genomic window encodes:
- the LOC116439257 gene encoding uncharacterized protein LOC116439257: MVRPCTSATMSQHIGKFYRSAVSSFIFFLVVDVGVTGRGANRENAAAVTHVTAQPLLLTPEPWNLLVTQTPAKEKAKEGETVVLNCHLNSPQRPSLTDLTVKWYKEDEKGQMDLLEKNVTMLPNNSRVFMSGDLSQGDVSLIILNVTTSDHGIYFCEVTLPDGKVVTGDGTKLRIRRALGLFGIEESIGTIIGVVAAGIGGIAVLIIVLTPQLRKCILCMGQESCQSIA, encoded by the exons ATGGTGAGGCCATGTACTTCAGCAACCATGAGCCAGCACATTGGGAAATTCTATAGATCTGCAGTGTCTTCATTCATCTTCTTCTTGGTGGTGG ATGTAGGAGTTACTGGCAGAGGTGCAAACAGGGAGAACGCAGCAGCTGTAACTCATGTAACAGCACAGCCTTTGTTGTTGACACCTGAGCCGTGGAACCTTTTGGTGACTCAAACGCCAGCCAAGGAGAAAGCCAAAGAGGGTGAAACTGTGGTCTTGAACTGTCATCTTAACAGTCCGCAGCGTCCCTCCCTGACCGACCTGACGGTGAAGTGGtacaaagaagatgaaaaggGCCAGATGGACCTGCTAGAAAAGAATGTGACCATGTTGCCAAATAACTCCAGGGTCTTCATGAGTGGAGACTTGTCCCAAGGGGATGTTTCCTTGATTATCCTCAATGTGACAACCAGTGACCAtggtatttatttctgtgaggTTACACTTCCGGATGGGAAGGTGGTGACAGGAGACGGCACAAAGCTCAGGATCAGGAGGGCTCTGG GCTTGTTTGGAATAGAAGAATCCATTGGAACAATCATTGGGGTTGTGGCAGCTGGTATTGGAGGCATAGCGGTTCTGATCATTGTTTTAACCCCGCAGCTGAGGAAGTGCATCCTCTGCATGGGACAAGAGTCTTGCCAAAG CATAGCTTGA
- the LOC116439260 gene encoding phospholipase A2-like, translated as MGPRLLLTLMLLQAVWKGALGKSHSLHTRGIVELAGAISCGTGRSPLAYIGYGCYCGLGGRGWPKDKTDWCCHRHDCCYDTAEKEGCNPKVQRYQWACEHNTVRCDNLTDRCEKMVCLCDQEAAKCWGAAPYNPHFILWPDFLCGQTHPTCHVRYGGPE; from the exons ATGGGCCCCCGCCTGCTGCTCACACTGATGCTGCTTCAGGCAG TTTGGAAAGGTGCTCTGGGAAAATCCCATTCACTGCACACTCGAGGAATCGTGGAACTGGCTGGAGCTATATCGTGTGGCACAGGACGCTCTCCCTTGGCATATATTGGCTATGGGTGCTACTGTGGACTGGGAGGACGAGGTTGGCCTAAAGATAAAACAGATTG GTGCTGCCACAGGCACGACTGCTGCTACGACACGGCAGAGAAGGAAGGCTGCAACCCCAAGGTGCAGCGCTACCAGTGGGCATGCGAGCACAACACCGTGCGGTGCG ataACCTGACAGACCGGTGTGAAAAAATGGTGTGCCTGTGTGATCAAGAAGCAGCCaagtgctggggagcagccccaTACAATCCACACTTCATCCTCTGGCCAGACTTTTTATGTGGACAGACTCATCCCACCTGCCATGTCAGATATGGGGGGccagaataa